Proteins found in one Candidatus Poribacteria bacterium genomic segment:
- a CDS encoding DUF202 domain-containing protein — protein MQDKPTPYTGLEDQLILRDHLAADRTILANERTFLAYIRTALTLFVAGLSFVHFKDIFSSQVAIFSSHVIEVIGIIFILLGIATFFVGLVRYKRMQRLIQKIKQEELNELGEEDSS, from the coding sequence ATGCAAGATAAACCAACGCCCTATACAGGATTAGAAGACCAACTTATCTTGCGCGATCACCTCGCGGCAGACCGGACTATTCTTGCCAATGAGCGTACTTTCCTCGCCTATATTCGTACAGCACTAACACTATTTGTCGCAGGTTTATCCTTTGTGCACTTCAAAGACATCTTTAGCTCGCAGGTCGCCATCTTTAGCTCACATGTCATTGAGGTAATCGGCATCATCTTTATTTTATTGGGTATTGCTACCTTTTTTGTTGGGCTTGTAAGATACAAACGGATGCAGAGATTAATTCAAAAAATTAAACAAGAAGAATTAAACGAGTTAGGAGAGGAAGATTCGTCATGA